From the Silurus meridionalis isolate SWU-2019-XX chromosome 5, ASM1480568v1, whole genome shotgun sequence genome, one window contains:
- the cep290 gene encoding centrosomal protein of 290 kDa isoform X2: MPPAADWPFIMRVDPDNMGNDEKKICDMILKIHSKDLKENEWKRTVHLFKIFQRLLEVKLSELSCVDDVMQNAGQEQARIEKLLKTKISELEAELEMSAGWRDTRFLRDEIRQMESQLDHKDKEVNQLTQDIEKAKYDIEKMTQRADEAEKENRKLKRELKQAKKKMEQLQQDVGFYRKELEQKDSHQSRDEKMEAQKKLNKANQLAEQYWDNWQRSEDENSHLKGELENLQKSLEESVREMEKMTDEYNKMKVAVQQADGFMDQLRRERDQATLQVRELTQQIQARAEEDDPVMAAVNAKVEEWRSVLSGKDGEILEYQQMIRELREKLKATQMDSDKSNIIALQQIVYELCAAVQERDRQIKLLTERMEQYTGEMEKNASLIEELKKPLKNDKGSSSQQRKLDELKTKLQAAERRVEQAERSAHLAESDAQRKDQELSETLSHIRLYESGTDGLVAAVAEIKESKNQIRIRDREIESMTKEINQLELKINDLLDENEELRGRLGLNQEEEVDLTEFRRSKVLKQRQYRAENQVLLKEIERLEEERLELKQRIRALVKDKGTAVNSSSLLDDETVEKPSRSIRESPTLRPSNEDGLKRKNDLLQKDLASREKELEVTRAEATRFKAKLNEMLKENQQLEQGMKEILQAIQEAQSKAPAQTAISVPSLERLVSALEMKHSEGKGDVIAHLRAQLDQLTGRNEELRQQMKAAREEAANTLTQLMKANEKVSRLASEVEAVSQSAGTAVAPKPLFLPEEMPPTSVQLINSLNEYVIQVLQELKNKEDTSKQHALALEEYKRKFAITRHQQGLLYKEYQSEKEAWRKEKECFTEWKVKMEEQKEQDAVKIQEYNLWLEALQQDPSEIRRQVAEAARKTTLLRVNERSLTRRYTTLMEQEQHLRKENNKLKDDSVQMEAAVTERIGYLQRFKEMAAFKMATLQRALDDSVLSSELERANKQYNELTMKYRDLLQKDNHLIQRTTTLEHLESENVSLQEHISSLNKELEITKEKLHTMEQAWEHIEATGGEGGMDKATKALANSEILSVSKRITTLEMKELNERQRAEHAQKMYEHMRSSLKQVEERNFELEAKFAEMAKQNMEAQRIERELRDELADSVSKEISDADRRRISELEKSEAELRIEVSKLREVSDVAKMQVFALEARQQSREKEVECFRRQILDFQSQSDEKALIAKLHQHIVALQLSETAAVSRVEAYTGRFRHLEAQRLRVEQQLNAQQQALWQTRQEGRQRARHLRQALHALRRRFSGALPLSQQEKFSSTMLQMQEDRARAREEARRAQEERRAAEGKAQELELQLKGLEELTATLKDVKGAQKVTEWHKKLEEVRLQDLRKNRELVARREEIKYLKNMVAEQERSISSLEEELVQQSNLFEEQHLSWDQREVELERQLDIYEKQQNQIIGSAQKFEEATGSLPDPNQPLAHQLDHALSKMKEQVRTILVIQATCKTLEETLKEKEAALWRSEQNVLSRDRVINELRLRLPAAAEREKLLADLSRQDDTGSRHALKIAHQTIGNLQSLLDQKEEVLKKYQNLLARARQEQEELSKKHEQEVKNLHQELDLHTDLSLDRFRQTTVELIRKPTLDVPTTKQMERLAEMEQMVAEQDTSLSSLMHKLRVLSGELERQRHVTASHAKEHAEQTARLEERHASQIKAMSRESEELRSQLSQMEKELQYLNTELEAQREANVRSPSNTMKNLVERLKAQLALKEKQLKALSKAMLEFRAQMTSQAEQQIIANAAQKEEVLNVQQIVDKHTKELKTRVKELNDELQTCKEKVKAGKSRESSLKEELENLNHELQKNQKIESRLQSEKHDLEEQLDELKQKVKRLSSGLQGQGKGEGPLVEALQKKIRRLESDLDRKNVPEPAEKKTAVKEDRPNKEELVRWEEGKKWQARMEKVRNLLKDKEKETESLSKQLATSKELYGRLEQEKLGLQRKLKSRGVTVDQVVGTRATFEADHEIEELKKRNRELEEQIKIIKQQQALPRDSAMEDMNIRNRYLEERLHSLESQLVKEPLSRPSTSGRGSAGTQTQREHELQKENLKLSSENLELRLQLEQANKDLPRLKAQVSDLKEMCDALKKEKGEVERKLGNIRGSAQSGRSGKTAPELEKTIMLMKRVVERVQRENETLKKSSGTAIREQLTALQHEHEKLKAEYHRTKGASQQTSKLESQAEGMEKIVTENERLRRDIRKESEASEKLRVEKSSLEVRIEKLKLELEASNQKLLLAQAKGPSSDGADSKTWKSKVVTRLFENKMKALEDEVSKKNTSLNELKLQLAESREKEQTSRQTATQLNEQVELLKNIPSDDLAKEFKSIRLANFQLEKQKLHLLEQIQKYEEKFGTDLDGPGNKDLQAQVKTLSAEKSQLQDEVGRMTKELANFDPTFFEELEDLKFNYNVEVKKNIILEEQLKKMSERFGVEVDIPTDTSLLS, from the exons ATGCCCCCAGCAGCAGACTGGCCCTTCATCATGAGGGTCGACCCTGACAATATGGGAAATGATGAAAAGAAGATCTGCGACATGATTCTGAAG ATTCACTCAAAAGACCTGAAGGAGAACGAGTGGAAGAGAACGGTGCACCTGTTCAAAATCTTCCAGCGTTTACTCGAG GTCAAGCTGTCGGAACTCTCCTGTGTGGACGACGTCATGCAAAATGCCGGCCAGGAGCAGGCGAGAATAG AAAAGCTGCTGAAAACCAAGATCTCTGAGctggaggcagagctggag ATGTCTGCGGGGTGGAGAGACACGCGCTTCCTCCGGGATGAAATCCGCCAGATGGAGAGTCAGTTGGATCACAAGGATAAGGAGGTTAACCAGCTCACTCAGGACATCGAAAAGGCCAAGTACGACATCGAGAAG ATGACACAGCGAGCAGATGAggctgaaaaagaaaacagaaaactgaaaagagag TTAAAACAGGCAAAAAAGAAG ATGGAGCAGCTCCAGCAGGACGTGGGGTTCTACAGGAAGGAGCTGGAGCAGAAGGACTCGCACCAGAGCCGAGACGAGAAGATGGAGGCCCAGAAGAAACTCAACAAAGCCAACCAGCTGGCCGAGCAGTACTGGGACAACTGGCAG CGCTCCGAGGACGAGAACTCGCACCTGAAGGGCGAACTGGAGAACCTGCAGAAGAGCCTGGAGGAGTCTGTAAGGGAGATGGAGAAGATGACGGACGAGTACAATAAGATGAAGGTGGCCGTGCAGCAGGCGGATGGCTTCATGGACCAGCTGAGGAGAGAGCGAGATCAGGCCACACTTCAG gtcagaGAGCTGACACAGCAGATTCAGGCTCGGGCCGAGGAGGACGATCCAGTGATGGCTGCAGTCAATGCTAAAGTAGAGGAGTggagg agcgtgCTATCAGGGAAAGATGGCGAAATCCTGGAGTACCAGCAGATGATCCGGGAGCTGAGAGAGAAGCTAAAGGCGACTCAGATGGATTCGGACAAAAGCAACATCATCGCTTTGCAGCAG ATCGTTTATGAACTGTGTGCT GCAGTGCAAGAGAGAGACCGGCAGATCAAGCTGCTGACTGAGCGAATGGAGCAGTACACGGGCGAAATGGAGAAGAACGCTTCACTCATCGAGGAGCTCAAGAAGCCACTTAAAAATGACAAAG GCTCTAGCTCACAGCAGAGGAAACTGGACGAGCTGAAAACCAAACTGCAGGCTGCGGAGCGGAGAGTGGAGCAGGCTGAACGCTCCGCCCATCTCGCCGAGTCTGACGCCCAGCGCAAAGACCAGGAGCTGAGCGAAACTTTGAGTCACATACGACTTTACGAGTCT GGCACAGACGGCTTGGTTGCCGCCGTAGCCGAGATCAAAGAAAGCAAAAACCAGATCAGGATCCGCGATCGAGAAATAGAATCCATGACCAAGGAAATAAACCAACTGGAGCTGAAGATCAACGACCTTCTGGACGAGAACGAGGAGTTGAGAGGGCGCCTGG gtTTAAATCAGGAAGAAGAAGTGGATTTGACCGAGTTCAGGAGATCAAAGGTGTTGAAACAAAGGCAGTACAGAGCGGAGAACCAGGTTCTGCTAAAGGAG ATTGAGCGTCTCGAGGAGGAAAGGCTAGAGCTCAAACAGCGTATCCGTGCCCTGGTGAAGGACAAAG GTACCGCTGTAAACAGTAGTTCACTACTCGACGATGAAACTGTTGAGAAACCCAGCAGGTCCATCAGGGAAAGCCCAACCCTCAGACCATCCAATGAGGATGGACTCAAGCGTAAA AATGATCTCCTGCAGAAGGACCTGGCgagcagagagaaagagttggAGGTGACGCGAGCAGAAGCCACACGGTTTAAAGCCAAGC TGAATGAGATGCTGAAGGAGAACCAGCAGCTGGAGCAGGGAATGAAGGAGATCTTGCAGGCCATCCAGGAAGCACAGAGCAAAGCTCCTGCTCAGACGGCCATCAGCGTCCCCAGCCTGGAGAGACTCGTCAGC GCTTTAGAGATGAAGCACTCGGAGGGGAAGGGTGATGTAATTGCACACCTGAGAGCACAGCTGGATCAGCTGACCGGCAGGAACGAGGAACTGAGGCAGCAGATGAAGGCAGCTCGAGAAGAGGCAGCCAACACACTGACTCAGCTAATGAAGGCTAATGAAAAG GTCTCACGTTTGGCGAGCGAAGTTGAGGCTGTGAGCCAATCAGCAGGTACAGCTGTAGCTCCAAAACCTCTTTTTCTGCCTGAAGAAATGCCACCAACTAGCGTGCAGCTCATTAACTCTCTGAACGAGTACGTGATCCAGGTGCTCCAG gagttaaaaaataaagaagataCGAGCAAGCAGCACGCTCTGGCTCTGGAGGAGTACAAGAGGAAATTCGCCATCACGCGACATCAACAGGGACTGCTTTACAAAGAGTACCAGAG TGAGAAGGAAGCCTGGAGAAAGGAGAAAGAGTGTTTCACAGAGTGGAAAGTCAAAatggaggagcagaaggagcAGGACGCGGTGAAGATCCAGGAATATAAT CTCTGGCTGGAAGCTCTGCAGCAGGACCCGAGTGAGATCAGGAGGCAAGTGGCCGAGGCAGCCCGTAAAACCACCTTGCTGCGAGTGAACGAAAGGTCTCTGACCCGTCGCTACACCACCCTGATGGAGCAGGAGCAGCATCTGAGGAAGGAGAACAACAAGCTGAAGGACGACTCCGTCCAAATGGAAGCTGCCGTGACCGAGAGAATCGGCTATCTACAGAGGTTCAAG GAGATGGCTGCGTTCAAAATGGCGACACTCCAGAGAGCGCTCGATGACAGCGTCCTGTCCTCAGAGCTGGAGCGAGCGAACAAACAGTACAACGAGCTCACCATGAAATACAGAGACCTGCTCCAGAAAGACAACCACCTGATCCAGAGAACCACCACGCTGGAACATTTGGAG AGTGAGAACGTCTCCCTCCAAGAACACATCAGTTCCCTCAACAAGGAGCTTGAGATTACCAAGGAGAAGCTGCACACGATGGAGCAGGCGTGGGAGCACATCGAAGCCACTG gaggaGAAGGTGGTATGGATAAAGCCACGAAGGCCCTGGCGAACAGCGAGATCCTGTCTGTGTCTAAGCGCATCACCACGCTGGAGATGAAGGAGCTGAACGAGAGGCAGCGCGCCGAGCATGCTCAGAAGATGTACGAGCACATGAGAAGCTCCCTCAAACAGGTGGAGGAGCGGAACTTCGAGCTGGAGGCCAAGTTTGCAGAG ATGGCAAAGCAGAACATGGAGGCGCAGAGGATTGAGCGTGAGTTACGGGACGAGCTGGCCGACAGCGTCAGCAAAGAAATCAGCGACGCCGACCGGCGCCGAATCTCGGAGCTGGAGAAAAGCGAAGCCGAGCTCAGGATCGAGGTTTCCAA GTTGCGGGAGGTTTCAGACGTAGCAAAAATGCAGGTGTTCGCTCTGGAGGCCAGGCAGCAATCCAGGGAAAAGGAGGTGGAGTGTTTTAGGAGGCAGATTCTGGACTTTCAG TCTCAGAGTGATGAGAAGGCCCTCATCGCCAAGCTCCATCAGCACATCGTGGCTCTGCAGCTCAGCGAGACGGCGGCCGTGAGCAGGGTGGAGGCCTACACCGGCCGCTTTCGCCACCTGGAGGCTCAGAGGCTGAGGGTGGAGCAGCAGCTGAACGCACAGCAGCAGGCGCTCTGGCAGACGAGGCAGGAGGGGCGTCAGCGAGCCCGACACCTCCGCCAGGCCCTGCACGCTTTGCGCAGACGCTTCTCCGGAGCGCTCCCTCTGAGCCAGCAGGAGAAGTTCTCCAGCACCATGCTGCAGATGCAGGAGGACAGGGCGAGGGCGCGGGAGGAGGCACGCCGAGCGCAGGAGGAACGCCGCGCTGCCGAGGGGAAAGCGCAGGAGCTGGAACTCCAACTGAAGGGTCTGGAAGAGCTCACTGCCACTCTGAAGGATGTTAAAGGAGCTCAGAAG GTGACTGAGTGGCATAAGAAGCTGGAGGAGGTTCGCCTGCAGGACCTGAGGAAGAACAGAGAACTGGTGGCGCGGCGGGAGGAGATCAAGTACCTGAAGAACATGGTGGCTGAGCAGGAACGCTCCATCAGCAGTTTGGAGGAGGAACTTGTCCAGCAGAGCAAT ctgTTCGAGGAGCAGCATCTCTCATGGGATCAGagagaggtggagctggagcgACAGTTGGACATCTACGAGAAACAGCAGAACCAAATCATCGGATCTGCTCAGAAG TTTGAAGAAGCCACAGGTTCTCTGCCAGACCCTAACCAGCCATTGGCTCATCAGCTGGACCATGCTCTGAGCAAAATGAAGGAGCAAGTTCGCACCATCCTGGTGATCCAAGCCACCTGCAAAACTCTGGAGGAG ACGCTGAAGGAGAAGGAGGCGGCGCTGTGGAGGTCCGAGCAGAACGTCCTGTCGCGCGATCGCGTCATTAACGAGCTCCGCCTCCGTCTCCCCGCCGCCGCCGAGAGGGAAAAACTCCTCGCCGACTTGAGCAGGCAGGACGACACGGGCAGCCGACACGCCCTGAAGATCGCTCACCAGACCATCGGCAACCTGCAGAGTCTCCTCGATCAGAAAGAGGAGGTCCTCAAGAAGTATCAGAACCTTCTGGCCAGGGCTAGACAG gaacaggaagaaTTATCCAAAAAGCACGAGCAGGAAGTGAAGAACCTGCACCAAGAGCTGGACCTTCACACGGATTTGTCCCTGGACCGCTTCAGACAGACGACTGTG GAGCTGATAAGGAAGCCCACCCTGGACGTCCCGACCACGAAGCAGATGGAACGTCTGGCTGAAATGGAGCAGATGGTGGCGGAGCAGGACACGTCTCTATCTTCGCTAATGCACAAGCTGAGGGTGCTGAGCGGCGAGCTGGAGCGGCAGAGACACGTCACGGCGTCTCACGCCAAAGAGCACGCAGAGCAAACAGCCAG ActtgaggaaagacatgcatcTCAAATAAAGGCCATGTCGAGGGAATCCGAGGAGCTGAGATCCCAGCTGTCCCAGATGGAGAAAGAGCTGCAGTACCTCAACACCGAGCTGGAGGCCCAGAGAGAGGCCAACGTTCGCTCGCCGAGCAACACCATGAAGAACCTGGTTGAGCGTCTGAAGGCCCAGCTGGCCCTCAAAGAGAAGCAGTTGAAG GCTCTCAGCAAAGCCATGCTCGAGTTTCGGGCACAGATGACGTCACAGGCGGAGCAACAGATCATCGCGAACGCGGCCCAGAAAGAAGAAGTGCTGAACGTTCAGCAGATCGTGGATAAGCACACCAAAGAGCTCAAG acccGTGTGAAGGAGCTGAACGACGAGCTGCAGACCTGCAAAGAGAAGGTGAAAGCTGGGAAAAGCAGAGAGAGCTCTCTAAAGGAGGAGCTGGAGAACCTGAACCACGAGCTGCAGAAGAACCAGAAGATCGAGAGCAGACTGCAGAGCGAGAAGCACGATCTGGAAGAACAGCTGGATGAGTTGAAGCAGAAAGTCAAGAGACTCAGCAGCGGCCTGCAG GGTCAGGGTAAAGGTGAAGGCCCTTTGGTAGAGGCTTTGCAGAAGAAGATCCGCAGGCTGGAGTCAGATCTAGACAGGAAGAATGTTCCCGAGCCAGCGGAGAAAAAGACGGCGGTGAAGGAGGACAGA CCTAATAAAGAAGAACTGGTGAGGTGGGAAGAAGGTAAGAAGTGGCAGGCGAGGATGGAGAAAGTCCGTAATCTTTTaaaagacaaagagaaggaGACGGAATCCCTTTCCAAACAACTGGCCACCTCGAAGGAGCTCTACGgaag ACTGGAGCAAGAGAAACTGGGCCTGCAGAGGAAGCTGAAGAGCCGCGGCGTGACGGTGGATCAGGTGGTGGGCACGCGAGCGACCTTCGAGGCCGACCACGAAATCGAGGAGCTGAAGAAGAGGAACCGTGAGCTGGAGGAACAGATTAAGATCATCAA GCAGCAGCAGGCTTTACCTCGAGATTCTGCGATGGAGGACATGAACATTAGGAACCGCTACCTGGAGGAGAGACTTCACTCTTTGGAAAGCCAGCTGGTAAAAGAGCCTCTCTCCAGGCCATCA ACGTCTGGCCGGGGCTCGGCAGGGACGCAGACGCAGAGGGAGCACGAGCTACAGAAAGAGAACCTCAAGCTCTCCAGCGAGAACCTGGAGCTACGCCTTCAGCTGGAGCAGGCTAACAAGGACCTGCCACGTCTAAAG GCTCAGGTGTCTGACCTCAAAGAAATGTGTGACGCTctaaaaaaggagaaaggagaagtggaaagGAAGCTGGGGAATATCCGTGGG TCAGCGCAGTCTGGACGAAGCGGAAAAACCGCCCCCGAGCTGGAGAAGACCATCATGCTGATGAAGAGGGTGGTGGAACGAGTGCAACGAGAGAACGAGACTCTGAAGAAGAGCTCGGGGACGGCGATCCGGGAGCAGCTCACTGCTCTGCAACACGAGCACGAGAAGCTCAAG GCCGAGTACCACAGGACGAAGGGGGCGAGTCAGCAGACCTCCAaactcgagtcacaggctgaaGGGATGGAGAAAATCGTGACGGAGAACGAGCGGCTGCGCAGGGACATCAGAAAG GAATCCGAAGCTTCAGAGAAGCTGCGAGTAGAGAAGAGCAGTCTGGAAGTAAGAATTGAGAAACTGAAGCTGGAGCTTGAAGCCTCCAACCAGAAGCTCCTACTGGCTCAGGCGAAGGGTCCGTCCTCAGACGGAGCAGACAGCAAGACCTGGAAATCTAAAGTTGTGACGAG GTTGTTTGAGAATAAAATGAAGGCCCTCGAGGACGAAGTCTCCAAGAAGAACACGAGTCTGAACGAGCTGAAACTTCAGCTCGCAGAATCCCGCGAGAAAGAGCAAA